One genomic window of Sodaliphilus pleomorphus includes the following:
- a CDS encoding Ig-like domain-containing protein, which yields MKNINKIMIGAAMGMLTLGGIATAETVAKQNWGDFKLWIDPGHSKTENQGLYNYSEAQKVLRVGLATRQFLFDYTTADTTTIKMTRDDDQDDVSLEERSDMANAWGADFFYAIHSDAGSNENQTLFLFGGWYENGTAVEKTPNGGKRFSEILDPNLTGVMYNTTSRGSWYDRYYYDRVTDHDYHFPYLSVNRRTNCASMLSEGGFHTLPMQQALNLNDSYKRLEAFGTARAIMEYRGITRPDKVLLAGVVTNSETGEPINGATVKVNGDSIVTDSYDSLFKNYTKNPDLIHNGFFLFENLQAGKSYDISYSCPGFSSSTASVTMKSDPQGLSGNNVTWANVALTSNAPAVVSSIDVADAGAVRRTVPITITFSRKMNRESVEKAFAISNNGQCTFTWKNDYTLVIDISKLADEETYTITIDGSIAKNSQTNQYLDGNADGTEGGNYTFTFTTVPADTQAPYVVSTTPAKDSTMLYTLRPAIRIEYNEELAWNEDDATDAIVLADKDGNKIEGTITHAVVNGASVLHLYPSKDLTLDKAYKVTVKGGFKDLAGNLSEGYTFKFLSEYHPVEAQKVLDECTVDHWWAPDGSGSTAGTTSKTGVEESTANYIEQANVHSGDSVKNTIHLHYKFDDSFAGPWQIREYRSYQQNYYDTSVKGYVLQCCVYGDGSNNKVAHMVRVRVNGGSIDGIKRNLSKTLNYRGWDIMAWDINKCGANNQTFTGSDPYTFSENDTWCYDSFWLNHEMTADQGDMYKDNDGVDDSGNPITWQDWSGDIYIDDYKYVKYGEATQTAKLSDITDEPETGVSEVASQSSISINAKGSMINVVAGEKLQTVTVYSVNGATVLSTTPRGNVETVDASQLAPGVYVVKAITAGKQNTKRVIIK from the coding sequence ATGAAAAATATTAATAAAATAATGATAGGTGCCGCTATGGGCATGCTCACACTTGGCGGCATTGCTACAGCCGAGACTGTAGCGAAACAGAATTGGGGTGATTTCAAGCTCTGGATCGATCCTGGCCACTCAAAGACCGAGAACCAAGGCCTCTACAACTATAGCGAGGCACAGAAGGTGCTGCGCGTGGGCTTGGCAACACGCCAGTTCCTCTTTGACTATACTACGGCCGACACCACTACAATAAAGATGACCCGCGACGACGACCAGGACGACGTGAGCCTGGAGGAGCGCAGCGACATGGCCAACGCTTGGGGAGCAGACTTCTTCTATGCCATACACAGCGATGCCGGGTCGAACGAGAACCAGACACTATTCCTCTTCGGCGGATGGTATGAAAACGGAACCGCAGTGGAGAAGACCCCCAATGGAGGCAAGCGCTTCAGCGAAATTCTGGATCCCAACCTCACCGGTGTGATGTACAACACCACAAGCCGCGGCAGCTGGTATGACCGCTACTACTACGACCGCGTGACCGATCACGACTATCATTTCCCCTACCTGAGCGTGAACCGCCGCACCAATTGCGCATCGATGCTGAGCGAGGGCGGCTTCCACACCCTGCCCATGCAGCAGGCCTTGAACCTCAACGACAGCTACAAGCGCCTCGAGGCTTTCGGCACGGCAAGGGCAATCATGGAATATCGCGGAATCACTCGCCCCGACAAGGTATTGCTGGCTGGAGTCGTCACCAACAGCGAGACTGGCGAGCCCATCAATGGCGCTACTGTGAAAGTGAACGGCGACTCTATTGTGACCGACAGCTACGACAGCCTGTTTAAGAATTACACCAAGAATCCTGATCTCATTCACAACGGTTTCTTCCTCTTCGAGAACCTGCAAGCTGGCAAGAGCTACGACATCTCCTACTCTTGCCCTGGCTTCAGCTCGAGCACTGCAAGCGTGACGATGAAGAGCGATCCACAAGGCCTGAGCGGCAACAACGTGACTTGGGCCAACGTGGCACTCACGTCGAACGCCCCGGCTGTTGTGTCGTCGATCGACGTTGCCGATGCAGGAGCTGTGCGTCGCACCGTGCCCATCACCATCACGTTCTCGCGCAAGATGAATCGTGAAAGTGTGGAAAAAGCCTTCGCAATCAGCAACAACGGCCAGTGCACCTTCACTTGGAAAAACGACTACACGCTGGTTATCGACATCAGCAAACTCGCCGACGAGGAGACCTATACCATCACCATCGACGGCAGCATTGCCAAGAACAGCCAGACCAATCAATATCTCGACGGCAATGCCGACGGCACCGAAGGAGGCAACTACACCTTCACCTTCACTACAGTGCCGGCCGACACCCAGGCTCCCTATGTCGTGAGCACGACACCTGCCAAAGACTCGACCATGCTCTACACGCTGCGTCCGGCCATACGCATCGAGTACAACGAGGAGCTGGCTTGGAACGAGGACGATGCTACCGACGCTATCGTGCTGGCCGACAAAGATGGCAACAAGATTGAAGGCACCATCACCCACGCCGTGGTCAACGGAGCCTCGGTGCTGCACCTTTATCCATCAAAGGACTTGACACTCGACAAGGCCTACAAGGTGACCGTGAAAGGCGGGTTCAAAGACCTTGCCGGCAACCTGTCGGAGGGCTACACGTTCAAGTTCCTGAGCGAGTATCACCCCGTTGAGGCTCAGAAAGTGCTCGACGAGTGCACAGTCGACCACTGGTGGGCTCCCGATGGCTCGGGCTCGACAGCGGGCACAACATCTAAGACTGGCGTTGAGGAATCTACCGCCAACTATATTGAGCAGGCCAACGTGCATAGTGGCGACTCGGTGAAAAACACGATTCACCTGCACTACAAGTTCGACGACTCGTTTGCCGGCCCGTGGCAGATACGCGAATACCGCTCTTACCAGCAAAACTACTACGACACCAGCGTGAAGGGCTATGTGCTGCAATGCTGCGTGTATGGCGACGGCAGCAACAACAAGGTTGCCCACATGGTGCGCGTGCGTGTCAACGGCGGCAGCATCGACGGCATCAAGCGCAACCTGAGCAAGACGCTCAACTACCGTGGCTGGGACATCATGGCATGGGACATCAACAAGTGCGGAGCCAACAACCAGACCTTCACCGGCTCCGACCCCTACACCTTCTCGGAAAACGACACATGGTGCTACGACTCATTCTGGCTCAACCACGAGATGACAGCCGACCAGGGTGACATGTACAAAGATAACGACGGCGTCGACGACAGCGGCAACCCCATCACCTGGCAAGACTGGTCGGGCGATATATACATCGACGACTACAAGTATGTGAAATACGGCGAGGCAACCCAAACCGCCAAGTTGAGCGACATCACCGACGAACCTGAAACCGGCGTGAGCGAGGTAGCCAGCCAGTCAAGCATCAGCATCAACGCCAAGGGCAGCATGATCAATGTCGTTGCAGGCGAGAAACTGCAGACTGTGACCGTCTACTCGGTCAATGGCGCAACTGTGCTGAGCACGACTCCACGCGGCAACGTTGAAACCGTCGATGCCTCGCAGCTGGCTCCAGGCGTGTATGTGGTGAAAGCCATCACGGCTGGCAAGCAGAATACCAAGCGAGTTATCATCAAGTGA
- a CDS encoding TolB family protein, producing the protein MKKKLLFATALMLCAGSMMAQPAQWSKPQVLIKSSQSLMAPVWSPDGSKIAVTGDNYIGIWVANADGSSIQQVSNEPGAGYKMTWSDAHDIISTPYTMQNNRRMTRIENIDVNTGVSRVVAPSERNFKRSKATGAVNVLQVMLDQPSQATQLIKSLNKYAGKMILNPALSPDGTKIAFQIVSNGVWVCNADGTNPVSLGKGAYPAWMPDSRNLVVTRLTDNGDRFTSSELYCIDSQSGNAVCITSESNVIPVTTAVSPDGKTIAFDNDADGYIYTINLK; encoded by the coding sequence ATGAAGAAAAAATTACTTTTTGCCACAGCCCTCATGCTGTGTGCCGGAAGCATGATGGCACAGCCTGCCCAGTGGAGCAAGCCGCAAGTGCTCATCAAGTCTTCGCAAAGCCTCATGGCTCCAGTGTGGAGCCCCGACGGTTCCAAGATTGCCGTAACGGGCGACAACTACATCGGCATTTGGGTTGCCAACGCCGACGGAAGTTCGATTCAGCAAGTTTCCAACGAGCCTGGAGCAGGCTACAAAATGACATGGAGCGATGCCCACGACATCATCTCAACTCCCTACACGATGCAGAACAACCGCCGCATGACACGCATCGAAAATATCGACGTGAACACCGGCGTGTCGCGCGTGGTTGCCCCAAGCGAGCGCAACTTCAAGCGCTCAAAGGCAACAGGGGCCGTCAACGTGCTGCAAGTCATGCTCGACCAGCCCAGCCAGGCCACTCAACTCATCAAGTCACTCAACAAGTATGCCGGCAAGATGATACTCAACCCGGCCTTGTCGCCCGACGGCACCAAGATTGCCTTCCAAATCGTGAGCAACGGGGTGTGGGTGTGCAACGCCGACGGCACCAATCCCGTATCGCTGGGCAAAGGCGCTTATCCAGCATGGATGCCCGACAGCCGCAACCTGGTAGTGACCCGTCTCACCGACAACGGTGACCGCTTCACCTCGAGCGAGCTCTACTGCATCGACAGCCAGAGCGGCAATGCAGTGTGCATCACCAGTGAGAGCAATGTGATACCTGTGACAACAGCAGTTTCTCCCGACGGCAAGACAATCGCATTTGACAACGATGCCGACGGCTACATTTACACCATCAACCTCAAATAA
- a CDS encoding glycosyltransferase, whose amino-acid sequence MKILVINPVLYTSNNGVIPQVKTIKDTMIYSMCLGLKKTGNDVTLLAIDDYMPTQPEAYDVDVLWFKANLKRVLKDALPLSVTMLKWIKKNHCRFDMILASETFMFHSLLCGIVCPEKTLIWQELNVHQRKFHQLPSKFWHKVIVPLFMRRIKVVVGRSASARDFIGQYMPHTVATIVDHGIDIEKFECSTVKKRQVISSSQLIFRKNVDGIIKKFAQFHHIKGYEDIKLLIAGRGDEEEKLKDLAHALGLTDYVQFLGFLPQQELNRYIKDSYCFLINTRRDLNMVSIPESIVSGTPVVTNMVPALSGEINRLQLGIAKDNWGADELKHVIDNNHTYVKNCVRYRQQMSAEHQARSLTACFNGNEPQQGQAETK is encoded by the coding sequence ATGAAAATACTTGTAATCAATCCCGTGCTCTACACGAGCAACAACGGGGTAATACCTCAAGTGAAAACCATCAAAGACACGATGATCTACAGCATGTGCCTTGGATTGAAAAAGACAGGAAACGATGTGACCCTTTTAGCCATCGACGATTACATGCCCACCCAGCCCGAAGCCTACGACGTCGACGTGCTGTGGTTCAAAGCCAACCTGAAGCGGGTGCTAAAGGATGCCCTTCCGCTGTCGGTGACGATGCTTAAATGGATAAAGAAAAACCATTGCCGTTTCGACATGATTCTGGCCAGCGAGACCTTTATGTTTCACTCGCTGCTGTGCGGCATTGTGTGTCCTGAAAAGACTCTGATATGGCAAGAGCTCAATGTGCATCAAAGGAAATTCCATCAATTGCCGTCAAAATTCTGGCACAAGGTGATTGTGCCTTTGTTTATGCGACGCATCAAGGTGGTGGTGGGCCGCTCGGCCTCGGCTCGCGATTTCATAGGCCAGTATATGCCTCACACCGTGGCAACAATCGTCGACCATGGCATCGACATAGAAAAATTTGAGTGCTCAACCGTCAAGAAGCGTCAAGTGATAAGCTCCTCACAACTCATATTCAGGAAAAATGTGGACGGCATTATCAAGAAATTTGCCCAGTTTCACCACATTAAAGGATATGAAGACATCAAGCTCTTGATTGCCGGGCGAGGTGACGAAGAAGAAAAATTAAAAGATCTTGCACATGCGCTCGGGCTGACCGACTATGTACAATTCTTAGGCTTCCTGCCACAACAAGAGCTCAACCGATACATCAAAGACTCCTATTGCTTTCTCATCAACACAAGGCGCGACCTCAATATGGTGTCTATACCAGAGTCGATTGTCTCGGGCACCCCTGTCGTCACCAACATGGTACCAGCGTTGTCGGGGGAAATCAACAGGCTGCAATTGGGCATTGCCAAAGACAACTGGGGCGCCGACGAGCTGAAACACGTTATCGACAACAACCATACCTATGTGAAAAATTGCGTGCGGTATCGCCAGCAGATGAGCGCCGAGCACCAGGCGCGGTCACTGACGGCGTGCTTCAACGGCAACGAGCCGCAACAGGGGCAGGCCGAGACAAAGTGA
- a CDS encoding glycosyltransferase family 2 protein codes for MEAYLPRCVHAARSQTLADIEIILVDDGSPDNCPALCDSYALEDKRIKAIHKNNEGLGLARNTGIDAASSDYVMFVDSDDYLERDACERLYSHADSCNGEADMIMGGYNIYRNEKFDRVSRDTDATVVLNDAECKEAMLFMLGSNPEAKFPVRKINGAAWHSLYKLSTLRDNDLYFFSERQYISEDIHFHMRLMPLCHKIIIVPDIVYNYCMRFSNTLTTKVRKDKWQKEIDLIDAATQYVKAHYSQDCSVWLASFVIGRYIDALGYMMHYDPDMNAGKLQEMSNYMQVQHSLAYRKRTGLSKAKELFLDLVNTRHYKLAYCVYRQYTRLKSIVNK; via the coding sequence GTGGAAGCCTATCTCCCACGTTGTGTGCACGCGGCAAGAAGCCAAACACTTGCCGACATTGAAATCATCCTGGTCGACGACGGCTCACCCGACAATTGTCCAGCCTTGTGCGACAGCTATGCCCTGGAAGACAAACGCATTAAAGCAATACACAAAAACAACGAAGGTCTGGGGCTTGCCCGCAACACGGGCATCGACGCCGCCAGCAGCGACTATGTGATGTTTGTCGACTCCGACGACTACCTTGAGCGTGACGCCTGCGAGAGACTTTACTCACATGCTGACTCCTGCAACGGGGAGGCCGACATGATCATGGGCGGCTACAACATATACCGCAACGAGAAATTCGACCGTGTGTCGCGGGACACCGATGCCACGGTTGTGCTCAACGATGCAGAATGCAAAGAGGCCATGCTCTTCATGCTGGGAAGCAACCCCGAGGCGAAATTTCCAGTGAGAAAGATAAACGGCGCAGCCTGGCACTCGCTCTATAAGCTGAGCACCCTGCGCGACAATGACCTATATTTTTTCTCAGAACGGCAATACATAAGCGAAGACATACATTTCCACATGCGTCTCATGCCCCTGTGCCACAAAATCATAATCGTGCCCGATATCGTGTACAACTACTGCATGCGTTTTTCCAACACGTTGACCACCAAGGTGCGTAAAGACAAATGGCAAAAAGAGATTGACTTGATTGATGCAGCTACCCAATATGTAAAAGCCCACTACAGTCAAGACTGCTCGGTGTGGCTCGCGTCGTTCGTCATAGGCCGCTATATCGACGCGCTGGGCTACATGATGCACTACGACCCCGACATGAATGCAGGCAAGTTGCAAGAGATGAGCAACTACATGCAAGTGCAACACAGCCTGGCCTATCGCAAAAGAACAGGACTCTCAAAGGCCAAGGAGCTGTTTCTTGACCTGGTCAACACCCGCCACTACAAGCTGGCCTACTGCGTCTACCGCCAGTATACACGGCTGAAAAGCATTGTAAACAAGTGA
- the pstS gene encoding phosphate ABC transporter substrate-binding protein PstS, with translation MKRFYFTWVAVAAMLLLTACNGQKNNGHEAQELTGAGATFPMPFYNMVFEDYANNGGAKVSYGGIGSGGGVRNLKDGIVDFAASDAFLSDEEMAKMKPVVHVPTCMGAIVLAYNLPGVKTLNLAGDVIADIYAGKIIMWNDPRLQSINAGVKLPAQKIIVAYRSDGSGSTFVFTDYLSKVSENWKKTYGSGKTVDFPVGQAAKGNPGVAGIIANTPYSIGYVGSEYAFAQKIAFANVKNASGTFITPSAASISAAAGDIPSDTRCSITNASGKDAYPISLFTWLIIYKEQNYSNRTKEQALATVDLLKHMLDPKVQSMTSKVHYAPLPEKAVKLSLENLKTVTYNGQPLLK, from the coding sequence ATGAAACGTTTTTATTTTACATGGGTTGCGGTGGCTGCAATGTTGCTCCTCACCGCATGCAATGGACAGAAAAACAACGGACATGAAGCTCAAGAGTTAACCGGTGCTGGTGCCACATTCCCAATGCCATTCTACAACATGGTCTTCGAAGACTATGCCAACAACGGCGGTGCAAAAGTCTCCTACGGAGGCATAGGCAGCGGCGGCGGTGTTCGCAATCTCAAGGATGGCATCGTCGACTTTGCAGCCAGCGACGCTTTCCTGAGCGACGAGGAGATGGCCAAGATGAAGCCTGTGGTGCACGTGCCCACATGCATGGGTGCTATCGTGCTTGCCTACAACCTGCCTGGCGTGAAGACCCTTAACCTGGCTGGCGATGTGATTGCCGACATCTATGCAGGCAAAATCATAATGTGGAACGATCCGCGCCTGCAGAGCATCAATGCCGGCGTCAAGCTCCCTGCTCAAAAAATCATTGTGGCTTACCGCTCCGACGGCAGTGGCTCGACCTTTGTCTTCACCGACTACCTGTCTAAAGTGAGTGAGAACTGGAAGAAGACCTACGGCAGCGGCAAGACTGTCGATTTCCCTGTGGGCCAGGCTGCCAAGGGCAATCCTGGTGTGGCTGGCATCATTGCCAACACGCCCTACTCCATAGGCTATGTGGGTTCGGAATATGCATTTGCCCAGAAGATCGCTTTTGCCAATGTGAAGAACGCCAGCGGTACCTTTATCACTCCTTCGGCAGCAAGCATCTCGGCAGCAGCCGGCGATATCCCCAGTGATACACGTTGCTCGATTACCAACGCATCGGGCAAGGACGCTTATCCCATCAGCCTGTTTACCTGGCTCATTATCTACAAAGAGCAGAATTACTCCAACCGCACCAAGGAGCAGGCACTGGCCACCGTCGACCTCCTGAAACACATGCTCGATCCTAAAGTGCAGAGCATGACGAGCAAGGTGCACTATGCTCCTCTTCCCGAGAAGGCAGTGAAACTGAGCTTGGAAAATCTTAAGACGGTCACCTACAACGGCCAGCCGCTTCTCAAGTAA
- the pstC gene encoding phosphate ABC transporter permease subunit PstC, whose amino-acid sequence MQDRIFKVLLILSALVIPVIGGGIIYSLSVDASGAFQRFGFWHFMFSDQWVTTAGKENYGALPFITGTLLTTLLALVMCIPFSLPVALFTGEYFSGRKIASILGTVTELLAGIPSIIYGLWGFYVLRSIFMHLNLSPQGSGILTASFVLSIMIVPYAASLSAEIIKMVPNDLKEGAYAMGATHAEVIRHIIFPVAGSGIFSAYILAIGRALGETMTVTMLIGNTNEVPDTLRTTANTMASIIANQFGEADGLKLSSLIAIGLLLFLITAVINMIGRILIRRAQRV is encoded by the coding sequence ATGCAAGACAGAATATTTAAAGTATTGCTTATTTTGTCGGCATTGGTTATTCCCGTCATCGGAGGGGGCATCATCTATTCCCTCTCCGTTGATGCTTCAGGAGCCTTCCAACGGTTTGGATTTTGGCATTTCATGTTTTCCGACCAGTGGGTCACTACGGCTGGCAAGGAAAACTATGGCGCGCTGCCATTCATTACAGGCACATTGCTCACCACCCTCCTGGCGCTTGTCATGTGCATTCCGTTCTCGTTGCCTGTTGCATTGTTTACCGGCGAATACTTCAGCGGACGAAAAATAGCCAGCATCCTGGGCACCGTCACCGAGTTGCTCGCTGGCATCCCTTCTATCATCTATGGATTGTGGGGTTTCTACGTGCTCAGGTCTATCTTCATGCACTTGAACTTGTCGCCCCAGGGGTCGGGTATACTCACTGCCTCTTTTGTGCTGTCGATCATGATAGTGCCCTATGCTGCCTCGTTGAGCGCCGAGATCATCAAGATGGTGCCCAACGACTTGAAAGAGGGCGCCTATGCCATGGGGGCGACCCATGCCGAGGTCATACGCCACATCATTTTCCCAGTGGCTGGTTCGGGTATCTTTTCGGCCTACATCTTGGCCATAGGCCGTGCCCTGGGCGAAACGATGACGGTGACCATGCTCATCGGCAACACCAACGAGGTGCCCGACACCCTGCGCACGACTGCCAACACCATGGCCAGTATCATTGCCAACCAGTTTGGCGAGGCCGATGGCCTGAAACTGTCGTCGCTCATCGCTATAGGGCTGCTGCTGTTTTTGATTACTGCCGTTATCAACATGATAGGTCGCATCTTGATACGTCGCGCACAACGTGTTTAA
- the pstA gene encoding phosphate ABC transporter permease PstA yields MKFEKNLKIRVAQSRLVFVTVCVLSAVTAIPLVAILGEVLLKGWHQLDWTFLTQSTPDPVKAMMAADAGQPVPGGIANGIVGTCLMLLMASALSIPVGIMCGICLSEYRKSKLAVVVSYLTDLLQGTPSIIIGIITYIWVVVPMKGYSAFAGSVSLFIMMLPLVIRSTEETMNVLPPALKEAGLALGGSYWRVMLQVMLPASLGSIFTGILLAISRVAGETAPLMFTALGGAAVSWNMSKPMAAVPLLIWNFFNDPNLQSLIWGASLFLLLFVLCLNLISKRIAKKWKIY; encoded by the coding sequence ATGAAATTTGAAAAAAATCTCAAGATAAGAGTTGCACAGAGCCGTTTGGTTTTTGTCACGGTTTGTGTGCTCTCGGCCGTTACTGCCATCCCGCTTGTGGCAATTCTGGGCGAAGTGCTCCTCAAGGGCTGGCATCAGCTCGACTGGACATTCTTGACACAATCCACCCCCGACCCTGTCAAGGCAATGATGGCGGCCGATGCCGGTCAGCCTGTGCCTGGCGGCATTGCAAATGGCATTGTGGGCACGTGCCTGATGCTGCTCATGGCATCGGCACTTTCGATACCTGTGGGCATCATGTGTGGCATCTGCCTCTCGGAGTACCGCAAGAGTAAGCTTGCAGTGGTTGTGAGTTACTTGACCGACTTGCTGCAGGGCACACCTTCGATCATCATAGGCATCATCACCTATATTTGGGTGGTTGTCCCCATGAAGGGCTACTCGGCATTTGCCGGCAGTGTTTCTTTGTTTATCATGATGCTTCCACTGGTGATACGCTCGACCGAGGAGACGATGAATGTGTTGCCGCCTGCATTGAAAGAGGCAGGCCTGGCACTGGGAGGAAGCTACTGGAGGGTGATGCTGCAAGTGATGCTCCCCGCCTCGCTGGGCAGCATCTTCACAGGCATCCTGCTGGCCATTTCCCGCGTTGCCGGCGAGACGGCTCCCCTCATGTTTACCGCCCTGGGTGGAGCTGCTGTGAGCTGGAACATGAGCAAGCCCATGGCTGCAGTGCCGTTGCTCATCTGGAACTTCTTCAATGACCCCAACCTGCAAAGCCTCATTTGGGGAGCCTCTCTGTTCCTGCTCCTGTTTGTATTATGTCTTAATTTAATCTCAAAACGTATTGCTAAAAAATGGAAGATATACTAA
- the pstB gene encoding phosphate ABC transporter ATP-binding protein PstB gives MEDILNPILEIKDLCVSYTSKVMAVKHVTVAIEKNSITAIMGPSGCGKSTLLRAINRMHELYRNIRVTGEILLNGEDVMEMDPTEERRHIGMVFQRPNPFPTMSIYDNVLAGYKLNGIRLPKSKKDEIVETNLRNVALWDEVKDSLNKRGTFLSGGQQQRLCIARALALRPDVLLMDEPTSALDPIATKYCEELMDDLKKQVTILIVTHNMSQAKRISDRSMFMFLGDLIEYDDTTTMFSHPKDPRTLSYLNGKMG, from the coding sequence ATGGAAGATATACTAAATCCTATATTGGAGATCAAAGACCTGTGTGTGTCCTATACCTCCAAGGTGATGGCCGTTAAGCACGTCACGGTGGCGATCGAGAAAAACTCAATCACTGCTATCATGGGGCCTTCGGGATGCGGAAAGAGCACCCTGTTGCGTGCCATCAACCGCATGCACGAGCTGTACCGCAACATTCGCGTCACGGGCGAGATCTTGCTCAACGGCGAGGATGTGATGGAGATGGATCCCACCGAGGAACGCCGGCACATAGGCATGGTCTTTCAGCGTCCCAACCCTTTCCCCACCATGAGCATCTACGACAATGTGCTGGCTGGCTACAAGCTCAATGGCATAAGGCTGCCTAAGTCGAAAAAAGATGAAATTGTGGAAACAAATCTGCGCAACGTGGCGCTTTGGGACGAGGTGAAAGACTCGCTCAACAAGCGTGGCACCTTCCTCTCGGGAGGGCAGCAGCAGCGCCTGTGCATAGCACGTGCCTTGGCTCTTCGGCCCGATGTGCTCTTGATGGACGAGCCCACCTCGGCTCTCGATCCCATAGCTACAAAGTATTGCGAGGAACTGATGGACGACTTGAAAAAGCAAGTCACCATCCTTATCGTCACTCACAACATGTCGCAGGCCAAGCGCATCTCCGATCGCTCAATGTTCATGTTTCTGGGCGACCTCATTGAATACGACGACACGACAACCATGTTCTCTCATCCAAAGGACCCGCGCACGCTGTCCTACCTCAATGGCAAGATGGGATGA
- the galK gene encoding galactokinase yields the protein MKEKLKQLFASRFGSIPMFYASAGRINLIGEHTDYNGGFVFPGAIDKYILAAININGTDKVRAYSADLDDYVEFGLTEADKPSPQWADYVFGVCREIIKRGGTVKGFDTVFAGNVPLGAGLSSSAALESCFAFALNDIFNDNKFDKMELAKIGQATEHNYCGVNCGIMDQFASIFGKKNMLMRLDCRSLEYQYYPYNPVGYKTVLVNSKVKHELVDSPYNKRRASCERVARLLGVETLRDATMAMLDGARDKMSDEDYKRALYVIGEKERVLKVCDALERGDYDTVGECMYGTHDGLSRLYEVSCDELDYLNDVARECGVTGSRIMGGGFGGCTINLVKDSLYDNFIATVTAKFAARYGHEPDIIPVVISDGAHKLANDEEL from the coding sequence ATGAAGGAAAAACTCAAGCAGCTATTTGCCAGCCGATTTGGAAGCATCCCCATGTTCTACGCCTCGGCTGGGCGCATCAACCTGATAGGCGAACACACTGATTACAACGGCGGCTTTGTGTTTCCGGGAGCAATCGACAAATATATCTTGGCTGCCATCAACATCAATGGCACCGACAAGGTGAGAGCCTACTCGGCCGACCTCGACGACTATGTCGAGTTTGGGTTGACCGAGGCCGACAAGCCCTCGCCTCAGTGGGCCGATTACGTCTTCGGGGTGTGCCGCGAGATTATCAAGCGCGGCGGCACGGTCAAGGGCTTCGACACGGTGTTTGCCGGCAATGTGCCCCTTGGCGCAGGGTTGTCGTCGTCGGCCGCGCTGGAAAGCTGCTTCGCGTTTGCCCTCAACGATATTTTCAACGACAACAAGTTTGATAAGATGGAACTGGCCAAGATAGGTCAGGCAACCGAGCACAACTATTGTGGGGTGAACTGCGGCATCATGGACCAGTTTGCATCGATTTTTGGCAAGAAGAACATGCTCATGCGTCTCGATTGCCGCTCGCTCGAGTATCAATATTACCCCTACAACCCTGTGGGCTACAAGACGGTGCTCGTCAATTCCAAGGTGAAGCACGAGCTCGTCGATTCGCCCTACAACAAGCGCCGGGCTTCGTGTGAGCGTGTAGCCCGATTGCTTGGCGTTGAGACCTTGCGCGATGCTACTATGGCCATGCTCGATGGGGCGCGCGACAAGATGAGCGACGAGGACTACAAGCGCGCCTTGTATGTCATCGGCGAGAAAGAGCGTGTGCTCAAGGTGTGCGATGCGCTTGAGCGTGGCGACTACGACACAGTGGGCGAGTGCATGTATGGCACGCACGACGGCCTCTCGCGCCTCTACGAGGTGAGTTGCGACGAGCTCGACTATCTCAACGATGTGGCCAGGGAATGTGGCGTTACGGGCTCTCGCATCATGGGAGGCGGCTTTGGCGGATGCACAATCAATTTGGTGAAGGACTCGCTCTACGACAACTTCATCGCTACGGTCACAGCCAAGTTTGCCGCACGTTATGGGCATGAACCCGATATCATACCTGTGGTGATAAGCGATGGCGCTCACAAGCTTGCCAATGACGAGGAACTGTAA